In Anopheles gambiae chromosome 2, idAnoGambNW_F1_1, whole genome shotgun sequence, a single window of DNA contains:
- the LOC1276539 gene encoding lebercilin isoform X2 yields the protein MQSMESLYSNSSKFSALHRRKVAARQPGMVLASDSDVRHRVMSARMLRLKQLQNQLEAANMVIAELTKDNRVLKSVQKRQDSALSKYVNSNAELPKLLNSHAEEVRTWQTKYRNLQNQNKELISKLKAKDAHILTITDQNKHLVQLNKDKHLEERERLADRVRYLENRLMEKDNDAKLLSRRIQLDSKNFKAQLQQEMLKQRELAQKLERTQHEVNRLNSVIEIYEKRTPSTLLKNSNFLMKTSKPSSGQQQQPPQPMQQQMIRYGNGSSHKSPYPNFSEPSPVTNLDMSPKVKPNAHEGGEGDKSPTPSPRILQPLSPRDEEMPAAHQNSSKLRKRHSSRKHKGDAQSDETGTNGKSDGTAEHQYDEGMCSEFNQYALEQEAEFDKAIASELFRLQTEMGPGAAAKLLKGQTVKRYSATTETSYEDDYETDLSPEKSVDHLSEIFEHKAHISELEEQFREAGSSAATTNTTTTNGYSAGKDNGKGRAVKKRVINSSETNDSDSVESGSRSSAARDLEAMKQEMHQSILKKEALLDTFCDELHHGKDPSKGVAPLPPSLNRPKLDNTKRVQIDPKKKQNLLEVLKAIDGDSFEK from the exons ATGCAGAGTATGGAAAGTCTCTATTCAAACAGCTCCAAGTTTTCCGCCCTGCACCGACGCAAGGTTGCTGCTAGGCAACCGGGTATGGTGCTAGCGTCCGACAGCGATGTGCGGCACCGGGTAATGTCGGCGCGCATGTTGCGCCTGAAGCAGTTGCAAAACCAGCTCGAAGCGGCCAACATGGTCATTGCG GAGCTGACCAAAGATAATCGGGTGCTGAAATCGGTACAGAAGCGCCAGGATTCGGCACTCTCCAAGTACGTCAACTCGAACGCGGAGCTGCCGAAGCTGCTCAACTCGCACGCGGAAGAGGTGCGCACGTGGCAGACGAAGTATCGCAACCTGCAGAACCAAAACAAGGAGCTGATCAGCAAGCTGAAGGCGAAGGACGCCCACATACTGACGATCACGGACCAGAACAAGCATCTGGTGCAGCTCAACAAAGATAA ACATTTAGAAGAACGCGAAAGACTGGCCGACAGGGTGCGGTACCTAGAAAACAGGCTCATGGAGAAGGACAACGATGCCAAATTACTCTCTAGAAGGATTCAACTCGATTCGAAAAATTTCAAAGCCCAACTGCAGCAGGAAATGCTGAAGCAACGGGAGCTGGCGCAGAAGCTCGAGCGCACGCAGCATGAAGTCAACCGGCTCAACTCTGTCATTGAG ATATACGAGAAACGCACTCCTTCGACGCTGTTGAAGAATAGCAACTTTCTGATGAAGACGTCCAAACCATCCtcagggcagcagcagcaaccaccacagccaatgcagcagcaaatgatTCGATACGGAAACGGTTCCTCGCACAAATCCCCTTACCCG AACTTTTCCGAACCTTCCCCGGTAACGAACCTGGACATGAGCCCGAAGGTGAAACCAAACGCTCACGAAGGAGGCGAAGGGGACAAATCACCCACTCCCAGTCCGAGAATACTGCAACCCTTGTCGCCCCGGGACGAGGAAATGCCTGCCGCTCACCAGAACTCCTCCAAGCTTAGGAAGAGACACAGCTCCAGAAAGCACAAGGGCGACGCACAATCGGACGAGACCGGCACAAACGGAAAGTCGGACGGCACGGCAGAGCACCAGTACGACGAGGGCATGTGCTCCGAGTTTAACCAGTACGCGCTGGAGCAGGAGGCCGAGTTCGACAAGGCCATCGCGTCGGAGCTGTTCCGGCTGCAGACGGAAATGGGTCCCGGTGCTGCGGCCAAGCTGCTGAAAGGCCAAACCGTCAAGCGGTACAGTGCCACGACGGAAACGTCCTACGAGGATGACTACGAGACGGACTTGTCGCCGGAGAAGAGTGTCGATCATCTGAGCGAAATCTTCGAGCATAAGGCCCACATCAGCGAGCTCGAGGAACAGTTCCGTGAGGCTGGTTCGTCGGCTGCCACCACgaacactaccaccaccaatgGATACTCGGCTGGCAAGGACAATGGCAAGGGGCGTGCGGTGAAGAAGCGGGTGATCAATTCGTCCGAAacgaacgattccgactcgGTGGAGAGCGGCAGCCGATCGTCGGCGGCAAGGGATCTGGAAGCGATGAAGCAGGAGATGCATCAAAGTATACTGAAAAAGGAAGCGCTGCTGGACACGTTCTGCGACGAGCTGCATCACGGTAAGGATCCGTCGAAGGGGGTGGCGCCGCTGCCGCCCTCGCTCAACCGGCCCAAGCTGGACAACACCAAGCGCGTGCAGATCGATccgaaaaagaagcaaaacttgCTGGAAGTGTTGAAGGCAATCGATGGTGATAGTTTCGAGAAGTGA
- the LOC1276538 gene encoding ribosome biogenesis protein BMS1 homolog, whose amino-acid sequence MADDSSHTEAKKAHKKRHSGVKADKKKAKNKPTDRTKNPKAFAITKARSAEKRFRYKEDIITKKQHIPLVDKTPEEPPPVLIAVVGPPKVGKTTLIKNLIKNFTKTSVTTINGPITVVTSKKRRITLLECNNDINSMIDVAKCADLVLLMVDASFGFEMEVFEFLNICQVHGMPKIMGILNHLDVIKNAKALKMQKKVLKHRFWTEVYNGAKLFYLSGLIHGEYLRNEIRNLGRFIAVMKFRPLSWRGAHSYIVADRMEDITNAEEIRLNAKCDRNVVLYGYVRGVPLKKENMVHIAGLGDMPIEELSTLPDPCPLPSGEKKRSLMEKERLLYAPMSGVGGIVYDKDAVYIELSGSHSHRKGVPDSEQQQIVDSFIEKKETFDVAIENQEFRLFSGGAVIKSSDYVDDAKRVDDDESDEDDRGEDEEEEDSGLEDSEDDEAEVGKGARLGWIPEEGEDDGEEREEDDDDDDNENDEDDDSSGDEEDMNDMDTLGRKSRTSGYLSSDDDEQADASGGNTMAWKDGLAARARKDYLERLATNKNLMKIVYGVFSKFHKRKQQQAAEAEEGADSEDDGLLGGIFKSVSQRQAELQKKKSVQDVDECCFFEEYGDGIRDWTSEQNKDLIRNCFVTGKWKASEDAEELLKLDDMSDGDSDVYGDFEDLETGEKHEAPKGANKKPAGGKGDEKAEDGDEDEAEKGDEKSLKRKATRVEEKNMSRAELMAKKMKLKAKFDSEYDNPERDDQHIEGDHQYYEKLKADALRQSELNKKEFANLDEDVRLNIEGHRAGLYVRMCFKNISAEFVEHFDPSYPVLIGGLNMVEENVGYVNCKVKKHRWYKKTLKTGDPLIISLGWRRFQTVPIYAKVEDDFKHRYLKYTPNHVTCSMSFWGPITPQNTGVLAIQTVAYDQKEMRKLGFRVAATGAVSESDKNVEIVKKLKLIGTPDKIFQKTAYIKGMFNSQLEVAKFEGAKIRTVSGIRGQIKKAVPPEGSYRATFEDRIQLSDIVFCRTWFRVSVPKFYAPVTNLLLPADQKSQWVGMKTLGQLKREKNIQFEPKEDSTYSRKIVREKLAFRPLVIPKSLQKALPYKDKPKLGPLKPKKSFESERVAVVMSPHEQKVAKMMNMIKTNYKAKQSKQLRQTRERSKKFKKELVNEKFKKLQRQKDLKKKVFRAISKMDTQNEEKMKKGKK is encoded by the exons ATGGCGGACGATAGTTCCCATACCGAGGCCAAAAAGGCCCACAAGAAACGCCATTCCG GCGTAAAGGCGGACAAAAAGAAGGCCAAAAACAAACCGACCGATCGGACCAAGAACCCGAAAGCGTTCGCCATCACGAAGGCCCGCTCGGCGGAGAAACGCTTCCGGTACAAGGAGGACATCATCACCAAGAAGCAGCACATCCCGCTCGTCGACAAAACGCCGGAAGAACCGCCGCCCGTGCTGATCGCGGTCGTCGGTCCACCGAAGGTCGGCAAAACCACGCTCATCAAGAACTTGATCAAAAACTTTACCAAAACGAGCGTGACGACCATAAACGGCCCAATTACGGTGGTCACGTCGAAGAAGCGGCGCATTACGCTGCTCGAGTGCAACAACGACATTAACAGCATGATCGACGTGGCCAAGTGTGCCGatctggtgctgctgatggtcGACGCAAGCTTCGGCTTCGAGATGGAGGTGTTTGAGTTTCTGAACATTTGCCAGGTGCACGGAATGCCGAAGATTATGGGCATCCTGAACCATCTGGACGTGATTAAGAACGCGAAGGCGCTGAAAATGCAGAAAAAGGTACTGAAGCATCGCTTCTGGACGGAGGTGTACAATGGGGCGAAGCTGTTCTACCTGTCCGGGCTGATCCACGGCGAGTATTTGCGGAACGAGATCCGCAACTTGGGGCGATTTATAGCGGTGATGAAGTTCCGGCCGCTCAGCTGGCGCGGAGCACACAGCTACATCGTGGCGGATCGTATGGAGGACATTACGAACGCGGAAGAGATTCGCTTGAATGCGAAGTGCGATCGGAACGTGGTGCTGTACGGGTACGTGCGCGGTGTTCCGCTGAAGAAGGAGAACATGGTGCACATAGCCGGGTTGGGCGATATGCCGATCGAGGAGCTGAGCACACTGCCCGACCCGTGCCCGCTGCCGTCGGGCGAGAAGAAGCGAAGTTTGATGGAAAAGGAGCGTCTCCTTTATGCGCCAATGTCCGGCGTCGGTGGCATCGTGTACGATAAGGATGCGGTCTACATTGAGCTGTCCGGGTCGCACAGCCACAGGAAGGGTGTGCCGGacagcgagcagcagcagattgtCGATTCGTTCATCGAGAAGAAGGAAACGTTCGATGTGGCGATCGAAAACCAGGAGTTTCGGCTGTTTAGCGGTGGAGCGGTTATAAAGTCGTCCGATTACGTGGATGACGCGAAGCGCGTTGACGACGACGAGTCGGACGAGGACGATCGAGgggaggatgaggaggaggaggattcCGGGTTGGAAGACTCGGAAGACGATGAGGCGGAGGTTGGGAAAGGCGCACGGCTTGGCTGGATACCGGAGGAAGGTGAAGATGATGGAGAAGAGCGtgaggaggatgatgatgacgatgataacGAGAACGACGAAGACGATGATtcaagtggcgacgaggaggATATGAACGATATGGACACACTGGGGCGAAAGTCACGCACCAGCGGGTATCTCTCCTCGGACGATGATGAGCAAGCCGACGCTTCCGGTGGAAACACGATGGCCTGGAAGGATGGTCTAGCCGCCCGGGCCCGTAAAGACTATCTCGAACGGTTAGCCACCAACAAAAACTTGATGAAAATAGTGTACGGCGTGTTTAGCAAATTCCACAAACGGAAGCAGCAACAGGCGGCCGAAGCGGAGGAAGGGGCCGACTCGGAGGACGACGGACTGCTTGGTGGCATTTTCAAGAGCGTAAGCCAGCGGCAGGCCGAactgcagaagaagaaaagcgtGCAGGATGTGGATGAGTGCTGCTTCTTCGAGGAGTACGGCGATGGGATCCGCGATTGGACGAGCGAGCAGAACAAGGACCTGATCCGGAATTGCTTTGTGACGGGCAAGTGGAAAGCGTCCGAGGATGCGGAGGAGCTGCTCAAGCTGGACGATATGAGCGACGGGGATAGTGATGTGTACGGGGATTTTGAGGATTTGGAAACGGGCGAAAAGCACGAAGCACCGAAGGGAGCTAATAAGAAACCAGCGGGAGGAAAGGGCGACGAGAAGGCCGAGGATGGTGATGAGGATGAGGCGGAGAAGGGCGATGAGAAGTCGCTGAAGCGCAAGGCGACCCGAGTGGAGGAGAAAAACATGTCCCGGGCCGAGCTGATGGCGAAGAAGATGAAGCTGAAGGCCAAGTTCGACTCGGAGTACGACAACCCGGAGCGGGACGATCAGCACATCGAGGGTGACCATCAGTACTACGAGAAGCTGAAGGCGGACGCGCTACGTCAATCGGAGCTGAACAAGAAAGAGTTCGCCAACCTGGACGAGGACGTGCGGCTGAACATCGAGGGCCACCGGGCGGGGCTGTACGTGCGCATGTGCTTCAAGAACATTTCGGCCGAGTTTGTGGAACACTTTGACCCGTCCTATCCCGTGCTGATCGGGGGGCTGAACATGGTGGAGGAGAACGTGGGGTACGTGAACTGCAAGGTGAAGAAGCACCGCTGGTACAAGAAGACGCTGAAAACGGGCGATCCGTTGATCATCTCGCTCGGCTGGCGCCGCTTCCAAACCGTCCCGATCTACGCCAAGGTGGAGGACGACTTCAAGCATCGCTACCTGAAGTACACGCCGAACCACGTGACGTGCAGCATGAGCTTCTGGGGACCGATCACGCCCCAAAACACGGGGGTGCTGGCGATCCAGACGGTGGCGTACGATCAGAAGGAGATGCGCAAGCTGGGCTTCCGAGTCGCGGCGACCGGCGCGGTCAGCGAGTCGGACAAGAATGTGGAAATCGTGAAGAAGCTCAAGCTGATCGGTACGCCGGACAAGATCTTTCAGAAGACGGCCTACATCAAGGGCATGTTCAACTCGCAGCTCGAGGTGGCCAAGTTCGAGGGCGCCAAGATACGGACCGTGTCGGGCATCCGGGGGCAAATCAAGAAGGCGGTCCCGCCCGAAGGTTCGTACCGTGCGACGTTCGAGGATCGCATCCAGCTTAGCGATATCGTGTTCTGCCGCACCTGGTTCCGGGTGAGTGTGCCGAAGTTTTACGCCCCGGTGACgaacctgctgctgccggcggaCCAGAAGTCGCAGTGGGTGGGCATGAAAACGTTGGGCCAGCTGAAGCGCGAAAAGAACATCCAGTTCGAGCCGAAGGAGGACAGCACGTACAGCAGGAAGATTGTGCGCGAAAAGTTGGCCTTCCGGCCGCTGGTCATACCGAAAAGTTTGCAGAAAGCGCTGCCGTACAAGGACAAGCCCAAGCTGGGGCCGCTCAAGCCGAAGAAGTCGTTCGAAAGCGAACGGGTGGCGGTCGTGATGTCGCCCCACGAGCAGAAG gtGGCAAAAATGATGAACATGATCAAAACGAACTACAAAgcgaagcaaagcaaacagctGCGCCAGACACGGGAGCGGTCGAAGAAGTTCAAGAAGGAGCTGGTGAACGAAAAGTTTAAAAAGCTACAGCGCCAGAAGGATCTAAAGAAGAAGGTGTTCCGTGCGATCAGCAAGATGGATACGCAGAATGAGGAGAAAATGAAGAAGGGCaaaaagtga
- the LOC1276541 gene encoding protein downstream neighbor of son homolog: MNSNTEGMLSNPSQWKRPEDILKMQRLKRKQRALQDRINNQSKGDGGGGGSGAKPNQSSAGSDDPLANRFEANPKRKNPFSRAVDPAAKRQKEAHTTSQLEDVGESTIFELLNKPQTAGVVPNLEAPSTTPAAIETRFQQYHCPVEQYLPVDPEEEQCIACKFAPIHWSIKSKLRIICQTPIPGTNLKTNQEASGLTSFVRCIDSKESSTGMDISPGARFYQATLYWQHPYLPWFTLFPRNSRNNNTQAPLVDESIRNVLAKEWIISFRNLFQLVRARQCPYFYLCANSFTVLFRAAGIGGRVETHALLTPTTRGMRAALKQEEIEFTMPLKKGASTQTQDQLNRSSESGIGNSSFSNSSEEQSQTASNEELTNDRSLEGEQQDGEEDEDDDDMDGEQWLESMGVDAAEIRKISDVHRRKQQKRECGSDYSDQSLVLIEGPECQAFFNFLLNAKSTIAKVGRLAGIPPTLLAPVSFAGATLRTLQTRSSKIQMDGQQYHSTELQGVVLPHILPYVTDLLCESKDNYSVTMATVPSTAALCAASQKLISDADKENDASALAGPVFGKENLSDCGLNKRIVENMCRATKDSVFDTERLLYSQEAGGFTWS; this comes from the exons ATGAACTCCAACACCGAAGGTATGCTATCGAACCCGTCGCAATGGAAGCGGCCGGAAGATATACTGAAAATGCAACGGCTCAAGAGGAAACAGCGAGCGTTGCAGGACCGCATCAACAATCAATCGAAAGGTGATGGAGGAGGCGGAGGTAGTGGTGCGAAACCGAACCAATCGTCCGCCGGAAGTGACGATCCACTTGCGAATCGTTTTGAGGCGAATCCGAAGCGAAAGAATCCATTCTCGAG AGCGGTTGATCCAGCGGCCAAACGACAGAAGGAAGCACACACCACGAGTCAGCTCGAGGACGTTGGAGAGTCAACCATCTTCGAGCTGCTGAACAAACCGCAAACAGCAGGCGTCGTACCAAACTTGGAAGCTCCCAGCACAACGCCCGCCGCCATTGAGACACGCTTTCAGCAGTATCATTGCCCAGTAGAACAGTACCTGCCCGTCGACCCGGAAGAGGAACAGTGTATAGCGTGCAAGTTCGCCCCGATTCACTGGAGCATCAAGAGCAAGCTGCGCATCATCTGCCAAACGCCGATACCGGGCACGAATCTCAAAACAAACCAGGAAGCGAGCGGACTAACCTCATTCGTACGCTGCATCGATTCGAAGGAATCTTCCACCGGGATGGACATTTCCCCGGGCGCCCGGTTCTATCAGGCCACTCTCTACTGGCAACATCCGTACCTGCCATGGTTTACCCTTTTCCCAAGGAATtcacgcaacaacaacacccaaGCTCCACTGGTGGACGAATCGATCCGGAACGTGCTAGCGAAGGAGTGGATCATTAGCTTCCGTAACCTGTTCCAGCTGGTGCGGGCTCGCCAGTGTCCCTACTTCTATCTCTGTGCCAACTCCTTCACCGTGCTGTTCCGGGCGGCCGGTATCGGTGGACGGGTAGAAACACACGCACTGCTCACACCCACCACGAGGGGAATGCGAGCGGCACTGAAGCAAGAAGAGATCGAATTCACAATGCCGCTGAAAAAGGGAGCATCGACACAGACACAGGATCAGCTCAATCGTTCGTCGGAATCGGGCATCGGTAACAGCAGCTTCTCCAACTCGTCCGAAGAGCAATCGCAAACGGCATCGAACGAAGAGCTTACGAACGATCGTTCACTGGAAGGAGAGCAGCAGGACGGAGAGGaggacgaagacgacgacgatatGGATGGTGAGCAGTGGTTGGAGAGTATGGGCGTGGATGCGGCAGAAATACGCAAAATCAGCGATGTCCACCGAAGGAAGCAGCAGAAGCGGGAATGCGGATCCGATTACAGCGATCAATCGCTCGTCCTCATCGAAGGCCCCGAGTGTCAGGCGTTCTTTAACTTTCTGCTCAACGCTAAGAGCACCATCGCTAAGGTGGGCAGACTGGCGGGCATTCCACCGACCCTGCTGGCGCCGGTATCGTTCGCTGGCGCAACACTTCGCACCCTTCAGACCCGCTCGAGCAAGATCCAGATGGATGGCCAGCAGTACCACAGTACGGAGCTGCAGGGGGTGGTTCTGCCCCACATCCTGCCGTACGTGACGGATCTGCTGTGCGAGAGCAAGGACAACTACAGCGTTACGATGGCTACTGTACCGAGCACGGCGGCACTGTGTGCCGCCTCCCAGAAGCTAATCAGCGACGCGGACAAGGAGAACGATGCATCGGCCCTGGCTGGGCCAGTGTTTGGCAAGGAGAACCTGTCCGACTGTGGGCTGAACAAGCGCATCGTCGAGAACATGTGCCGCGCCACGAAGGATTCCGTGTTCGATACGGAGCGGCTGCTGTACAGTCAGGAGGCGGGTGGATTCACATGGAGTTAG
- the LOC1276539 gene encoding lebercilin isoform X1, translated as MSTALRSSYSMQSMESLYSNSSKFSALHRRKVAARQPGMVLASDSDVRHRVMSARMLRLKQLQNQLEAANMVIAELTKDNRVLKSVQKRQDSALSKYVNSNAELPKLLNSHAEEVRTWQTKYRNLQNQNKELISKLKAKDAHILTITDQNKHLVQLNKDKHLEERERLADRVRYLENRLMEKDNDAKLLSRRIQLDSKNFKAQLQQEMLKQRELAQKLERTQHEVNRLNSVIEIYEKRTPSTLLKNSNFLMKTSKPSSGQQQQPPQPMQQQMIRYGNGSSHKSPYPNFSEPSPVTNLDMSPKVKPNAHEGGEGDKSPTPSPRILQPLSPRDEEMPAAHQNSSKLRKRHSSRKHKGDAQSDETGTNGKSDGTAEHQYDEGMCSEFNQYALEQEAEFDKAIASELFRLQTEMGPGAAAKLLKGQTVKRYSATTETSYEDDYETDLSPEKSVDHLSEIFEHKAHISELEEQFREAGSSAATTNTTTTNGYSAGKDNGKGRAVKKRVINSSETNDSDSVESGSRSSAARDLEAMKQEMHQSILKKEALLDTFCDELHHGKDPSKGVAPLPPSLNRPKLDNTKRVQIDPKKKQNLLEVLKAIDGDSFEK; from the exons ATGTCGACGGCATTGCGTTCCTC CTATTCTATGCAGAGTATGGAAAGTCTCTATTCAAACAGCTCCAAGTTTTCCGCCCTGCACCGACGCAAGGTTGCTGCTAGGCAACCGGGTATGGTGCTAGCGTCCGACAGCGATGTGCGGCACCGGGTAATGTCGGCGCGCATGTTGCGCCTGAAGCAGTTGCAAAACCAGCTCGAAGCGGCCAACATGGTCATTGCG GAGCTGACCAAAGATAATCGGGTGCTGAAATCGGTACAGAAGCGCCAGGATTCGGCACTCTCCAAGTACGTCAACTCGAACGCGGAGCTGCCGAAGCTGCTCAACTCGCACGCGGAAGAGGTGCGCACGTGGCAGACGAAGTATCGCAACCTGCAGAACCAAAACAAGGAGCTGATCAGCAAGCTGAAGGCGAAGGACGCCCACATACTGACGATCACGGACCAGAACAAGCATCTGGTGCAGCTCAACAAAGATAA ACATTTAGAAGAACGCGAAAGACTGGCCGACAGGGTGCGGTACCTAGAAAACAGGCTCATGGAGAAGGACAACGATGCCAAATTACTCTCTAGAAGGATTCAACTCGATTCGAAAAATTTCAAAGCCCAACTGCAGCAGGAAATGCTGAAGCAACGGGAGCTGGCGCAGAAGCTCGAGCGCACGCAGCATGAAGTCAACCGGCTCAACTCTGTCATTGAG ATATACGAGAAACGCACTCCTTCGACGCTGTTGAAGAATAGCAACTTTCTGATGAAGACGTCCAAACCATCCtcagggcagcagcagcaaccaccacagccaatgcagcagcaaatgatTCGATACGGAAACGGTTCCTCGCACAAATCCCCTTACCCG AACTTTTCCGAACCTTCCCCGGTAACGAACCTGGACATGAGCCCGAAGGTGAAACCAAACGCTCACGAAGGAGGCGAAGGGGACAAATCACCCACTCCCAGTCCGAGAATACTGCAACCCTTGTCGCCCCGGGACGAGGAAATGCCTGCCGCTCACCAGAACTCCTCCAAGCTTAGGAAGAGACACAGCTCCAGAAAGCACAAGGGCGACGCACAATCGGACGAGACCGGCACAAACGGAAAGTCGGACGGCACGGCAGAGCACCAGTACGACGAGGGCATGTGCTCCGAGTTTAACCAGTACGCGCTGGAGCAGGAGGCCGAGTTCGACAAGGCCATCGCGTCGGAGCTGTTCCGGCTGCAGACGGAAATGGGTCCCGGTGCTGCGGCCAAGCTGCTGAAAGGCCAAACCGTCAAGCGGTACAGTGCCACGACGGAAACGTCCTACGAGGATGACTACGAGACGGACTTGTCGCCGGAGAAGAGTGTCGATCATCTGAGCGAAATCTTCGAGCATAAGGCCCACATCAGCGAGCTCGAGGAACAGTTCCGTGAGGCTGGTTCGTCGGCTGCCACCACgaacactaccaccaccaatgGATACTCGGCTGGCAAGGACAATGGCAAGGGGCGTGCGGTGAAGAAGCGGGTGATCAATTCGTCCGAAacgaacgattccgactcgGTGGAGAGCGGCAGCCGATCGTCGGCGGCAAGGGATCTGGAAGCGATGAAGCAGGAGATGCATCAAAGTATACTGAAAAAGGAAGCGCTGCTGGACACGTTCTGCGACGAGCTGCATCACGGTAAGGATCCGTCGAAGGGGGTGGCGCCGCTGCCGCCCTCGCTCAACCGGCCCAAGCTGGACAACACCAAGCGCGTGCAGATCGATccgaaaaagaagcaaaacttgCTGGAAGTGTTGAAGGCAATCGATGGTGATAGTTTCGAGAAGTGA
- the LOC1276540 gene encoding DNA-directed RNA polymerases I, II, and III subunit RPABC2, with product MDDGDYDNDDVGGDEFDDVEEDDNIDELNQEEDGDNIEIINPGQAGGGVPKNKRITTKYMTKYERARVLGTRALQIAMCAPIMVELEGETDPLQIAMKELKQRKIPIIIRRYLPDSSYEDWSIDELIIIDH from the exons ATGGATGATGGCGATTACGATAACGATGA TGTCGGTGGGGATGAGTTCGACGATGTCGAGGAGGACGACAACATTGACGAGCTGAACCAGGAGGAGGATGGGGATAACATCGAGATCATCAATCCGGGCCAGGCCGGTGGCGGTGTGCCGAAGAACAAGCGCATCACGACCAAGTACATGACGAAGTACGAGCGAGCGCGTGTGCTTGGTACGCGCGCCCTGCAGATCGCCATGTGCGCACCGATCATGGTGGAGCTGGAGGGCGAGACGGACCCGCTGCAGATAGCGATGAAGGAGCTGAAGCAGCGCAAAATTCCCATCATCATCCGGCGCTACCTGCCCGACTCGTCGTACGAGGACTGGAGCATTGACGAGCTAATTATAATCGACCATTAA